From Vitis vinifera cultivar Pinot Noir 40024 chromosome 14, ASM3070453v1, a single genomic window includes:
- the LOC100257897 gene encoding ATP-dependent DNA helicase Q-like SIM isoform X3: protein MCLFLLGKCFHIMDGNNVHSDQVIAELIEMGFEFSAVTEAIEVVGPSLDDAIEFILNGPHRSSRGASSNSKCPTSTGKALDKTALISSHSLDQMRQSSITEHLQPVGRSKRIRTNSVYNAVSPYGSEMLPGHLEEQVLSFSGEGCNLKAASELSALPVCCQQELEIGKDWVQRVNSLLHKHFGILSLKSFQKEALSAWLAHQDCLVLAATGSGKSLCFQIPALLTGKVVVVISPLISLMHDQCLKLAKHGVSACFLGSGQPDSSVEQKAMSGMYEIIYVCPETVLRLIKPLQRLAENRGIALFAIDEVHCVSKWGHDFRPDYRRLSVLRENFSACSLKFLEFDIPIMALTATATICVREDILHSLCMSKETKIVLTSFFRSNLRFSVKHSRTSSPSSYEKDFSELMDVYTKSKVGKKKQKIFSQELDDASDDSTSSADRSLSEADRMSPSDVENNGDGYFGENDDEANSSQENGSAASKQRQMSVEYLENEVDLFQSVDDWDVSCGEFSGQPPTEHTFGSSETLDPSMKLDERLTLLKGPLEQGPTIIYVPTRKETLNIAKYLCRCGVKAAAYNAKLPKSHLRRVHKEFHDNALQSLEAYYQEAGRAGRDGKLADCILYANLSRVPTLLPSQRSEDQTKQAYKMLSDCFRYGMNTTCCRAKTLVEYFGEDFCHQSCILCDVCVNGPPEKQNLKDEADTFMHVIAAHYGKSSFVDDLYDGVIYGDVEQQRFMDKPNLRMLVSRIREQFQKFAATDLLWWRGLARIMEDKGYIREGEDRIHVQIKFPKPTKLGLEFLQSTTEQTFDVYPQADMLLSTRNPKSYSTFSEWGKGWADPEIRRQRLERRRSQRKPRKRKSRKHQPNMKTARGRLAAKLLIQKR from the exons ATGTGTCTTTTTCTTCTTGGAAAGTGTTTTCACATTATGGATGGCAACAATGTACACTCTGACCAAGTCATTGCAGAGCTGATTGAAATGGGATTTGAGTTTTCAGCTGTTACAGAAGCTATAGAAGTTGTTGGTCCATCATTAGATGATGCTATTGAGTTTATTTTGAATGGTCCTCATAGATCCAGTAGGGGGGCATCAAGTAATTCTAAATGTCCTACCAGCACTGGAAAAGCTCTGGACAAAACAGCTTTGATCTCCTCGCACTCTCTGGATCAAATGCGTCAGTCTAGCATAACAGAACATCTCCAACCAGTAGGTAGATCCAAACGGATCAGAACTAATTCTGTATATAATGCAGTATCACCCTATGGGTCAGAGATGTTGCCTGGTCATCTGGAAGAACAGGTGTTGTCATTTTCTGGTGAGGGTTGTAATCTGAAAGCTGCCTCAGAGTTGTCTGCACTGCCAGTTTGTTGCCAACAAGAGCTGGAGATTGGAAAGGATTGGGTGCAAAGAGTCAATAGTCTCTTGCACAAGCATTTTGGGATTTTGTCCTTGAAGAGTTTCCAGAAGGAAGCCCTGTCTGCTTGGTTAGCTCACCAAGACTGTCTTGTTCTTGCTGCAACAGGATCTG GAAAATCTCTCTGTTTTCAAATCCCAGCACTTCTGACAGGAAAGGTTGTGGTAGTAATTTCACCCTTGATAAGTTTAATGCACGATCAGTGCTTAAAGCTTGCAAAACATGGGGTGTCAGCTTGCTTTCTGGGGTCTGGACAACCTGACAGCAGTGTGGAGCAAAAAGCAATGAGTGGCATGTATGAGATAATTTATGTTTGCCCAGAGACAGTATTAAG ACTAATAAAACCACTTCAGAGGCTTGCAGAAAATCGCGGAATTGCACTATTTGCAATTGATGAAGTTCATTGTGTTTCTAAGTGGGGCCATGATTTTCGACCCGACTATAG GCGATTATCTGTCTTGCGAGAGAACTTCAGTGCTTGCagcttaaaatttttagaatttgatatACCAATAATGGCATTGACTGCTACTGCAACAATTTGTGTCCGAGAAGATATCCTTCATTCACTGTGCATgtcaaaggaaacaaaaattgTGCTCACTTCATTTTTCCGATCAAATTTAAGGTTTTCA GTAAAACATAGTAGAACATCATCTCCATCTTCTTATGAGAAGGATTTCTCTGAGTTGATGGATGTGTACACAAAGAGCAAGGTTGgtaagaagaaacaaaaaatcttCTCTCAAGAGTTGGATGATGCATCTGATGACTCCACCAGCTCTGCTGATAGGAGCTTATCTGAGGCAGATAGAATGTCTCCAAGTGATGTGGAAAACAATGGTGATGGCTACTTTGGGgaaaatgatgatgaagcaAATTCATCGCAGGAAAATGGCTCAGCTGCTTCAAAGCAGAGACAGATGTCAGTCGAATATCTGGAAAATGAGGTTGACCTCTTTCAGAGTGTAGATGACTGGGATG TTTCCTGTGGTGAATTCTCTGGACAACCTCCTACTGAACATACATTTGGCTCATCTGAGACATTGGATCCATCAATGAAACTGGATGAAAGATTGACGCTTTTGAAGGGGCCTTTAGAACAAGGACCAACTATCATATATGTTCCTACTAGAAAAGAAACATTAAACATAGCAAAATATCTTTGTCGGTGTGGTGTAAAGGCTGctgcttacaatgcaaag TTGCCGAAATCACATCTAAGGCGTGTTCACAAGGAATTCCATGATAATGCTTTACAG AGTTTAGAAGCATATTATCAAGAAGCAGGTCGAGCTGGGAGGGACGGGAAATTAGCAGATTGCA TTCTATATGCTAACCTTTCAAGAGTACCAACTCTTTTGCCAAGTCAAAGAAGTGAAGATCAGACAAAACAAGCATATAAGATGTTATCTGATTGCTTCAG ATATGGAATGAATACTACATGTTGTCGAGCCAAAACACTTGTGGAGTACTTTGGGGAGGATTTTTGTCATCAAAGTTGTATCTT GTGTGATGTGTGTGTTAATGGACCTCCTGAAAAGCAGAATTTGAAAGATGAGGCAGATACTTTTATGCACGTGATTGCTGCTCATTAT GGGAAGAGCAGTTTTGTGGATGATTTGTATGATGGTGTGATATATGGTGATGTTGAACAGCAGAGATTCATGGATAAACCAAATCTCAGGATGCTTGTCAGTAGAATAAGAGAACAG TTTCAAAAATTTGCAGCAACTGATCTGTTATGGTGGCGAGGTCTTGCTCGAATCATGGAAGATAAAGGGTACATCAGAGAGGGAGAGGACAGG ATCCATGTCCAGATAAAATTTCCAAAGCCAACAAAACTGGGACTGGAGTTCTTGCAATCCACAACAGAGCAAACATTCGATGTTTATCCCCAAGCAGATATGCTGCTCTCAACGAGAAACCCCAAATCTTATTCCACTTTCTCAGAATGGGGAAAAGGCTGGGCTGATCCTGAGATTCGTCGCCAGCGCTTAGAAAGGAGGCGATCCCAAAGAAAGCctaggaaaagaaaatcaagaaaacatcaACCCAACATGAAAACGGCTCGTGGAAGGTTAGCAGCAAAACTCTTAATACAGAAACGATAA
- the LOC100257897 gene encoding ATP-dependent DNA helicase Q-like SIM isoform X2 gives MDGNNVHSDQVIAELIEMGFEFSAVTEAIEVVGPSLDDAIEFILNGPHRSSRGASSNSKCPTSTGKALDKTALISSHSLDQMRQSSITEHLQPVGRSKRIRTNSVYNAVSPYGSEMLPGHLEEQVLSFSGEGCNLKAASELSALPVCCQQELEIGKDWVQRVNSLLHKHFGILSLKSFQKEALSAWLAHQDCLVLAATGSGKSLCFQIPALLTGKVVVVISPLISLMHDQCLKLAKHGVSACFLGSGQPDSSVEQKAMSGMYEIIYVCPETVLRLIKPLQRLAENRGIALFAIDEVHCVSKWGHDFRPDYRRLSVLRENFSACSLKFLEFDIPIMALTATATICVREDILHSLCMSKETKIVLTSFFRSNLRFSVKHSRTSSPSSYEKDFSELMDVYTKSKVGKKKQKIFSQELDDASDDSTSSADRSLSEADRMSPSDVENNGDGYFGENDDEANSSQENGSAASKQRQMSVEYLENEVDLFQSVDDWDVSCGEFSGQPPTEHTFGSSETLDPSMKLDERLTLLKGPLEQGPTIIYVPTRKETLNIAKYLCRCGVKAAAYNAKLPKSHLRRVHKEFHDNALQVVVATIAFGMGIDKLNVRRIIHYGWPQSLEAYYQEAGRAGRDGKLADCILYANLSRVPTLLPSQRSEDQTKQAYKMLSDCFRYGMNTTCCRAKTLVEYFGEDFCHQSCILCDVCVNGPPEKQNLKDEADTFMHVIAAHYGKSSFVDDLYDGVIYGDVEQQRFMDKPNLRMLVSRIREQFQKFAATDLLWWRGLARIMEDKGYIREGEDRIHVQIKFPKPTKLGLEFLQSTTEQTFDVYPQADMLLSTRNPKSYSTFSEWGKGWADPEIRRQRLERRRSQRKPRKRKSRKHQPNMKTARGRLAAKLLIQKR, from the exons ATGGATGGCAACAATGTACACTCTGACCAAGTCATTGCAGAGCTGATTGAAATGGGATTTGAGTTTTCAGCTGTTACAGAAGCTATAGAAGTTGTTGGTCCATCATTAGATGATGCTATTGAGTTTATTTTGAATGGTCCTCATAGATCCAGTAGGGGGGCATCAAGTAATTCTAAATGTCCTACCAGCACTGGAAAAGCTCTGGACAAAACAGCTTTGATCTCCTCGCACTCTCTGGATCAAATGCGTCAGTCTAGCATAACAGAACATCTCCAACCAGTAGGTAGATCCAAACGGATCAGAACTAATTCTGTATATAATGCAGTATCACCCTATGGGTCAGAGATGTTGCCTGGTCATCTGGAAGAACAGGTGTTGTCATTTTCTGGTGAGGGTTGTAATCTGAAAGCTGCCTCAGAGTTGTCTGCACTGCCAGTTTGTTGCCAACAAGAGCTGGAGATTGGAAAGGATTGGGTGCAAAGAGTCAATAGTCTCTTGCACAAGCATTTTGGGATTTTGTCCTTGAAGAGTTTCCAGAAGGAAGCCCTGTCTGCTTGGTTAGCTCACCAAGACTGTCTTGTTCTTGCTGCAACAGGATCTG GAAAATCTCTCTGTTTTCAAATCCCAGCACTTCTGACAGGAAAGGTTGTGGTAGTAATTTCACCCTTGATAAGTTTAATGCACGATCAGTGCTTAAAGCTTGCAAAACATGGGGTGTCAGCTTGCTTTCTGGGGTCTGGACAACCTGACAGCAGTGTGGAGCAAAAAGCAATGAGTGGCATGTATGAGATAATTTATGTTTGCCCAGAGACAGTATTAAG ACTAATAAAACCACTTCAGAGGCTTGCAGAAAATCGCGGAATTGCACTATTTGCAATTGATGAAGTTCATTGTGTTTCTAAGTGGGGCCATGATTTTCGACCCGACTATAG GCGATTATCTGTCTTGCGAGAGAACTTCAGTGCTTGCagcttaaaatttttagaatttgatatACCAATAATGGCATTGACTGCTACTGCAACAATTTGTGTCCGAGAAGATATCCTTCATTCACTGTGCATgtcaaaggaaacaaaaattgTGCTCACTTCATTTTTCCGATCAAATTTAAGGTTTTCA GTAAAACATAGTAGAACATCATCTCCATCTTCTTATGAGAAGGATTTCTCTGAGTTGATGGATGTGTACACAAAGAGCAAGGTTGgtaagaagaaacaaaaaatcttCTCTCAAGAGTTGGATGATGCATCTGATGACTCCACCAGCTCTGCTGATAGGAGCTTATCTGAGGCAGATAGAATGTCTCCAAGTGATGTGGAAAACAATGGTGATGGCTACTTTGGGgaaaatgatgatgaagcaAATTCATCGCAGGAAAATGGCTCAGCTGCTTCAAAGCAGAGACAGATGTCAGTCGAATATCTGGAAAATGAGGTTGACCTCTTTCAGAGTGTAGATGACTGGGATG TTTCCTGTGGTGAATTCTCTGGACAACCTCCTACTGAACATACATTTGGCTCATCTGAGACATTGGATCCATCAATGAAACTGGATGAAAGATTGACGCTTTTGAAGGGGCCTTTAGAACAAGGACCAACTATCATATATGTTCCTACTAGAAAAGAAACATTAAACATAGCAAAATATCTTTGTCGGTGTGGTGTAAAGGCTGctgcttacaatgcaaag TTGCCGAAATCACATCTAAGGCGTGTTCACAAGGAATTCCATGATAATGCTTTACAG GTTGTTGTTGCAACAATTGCTTTTGGAATGGGGATTGATAAGTTAAATGTCCGAAGAATCATCCATTATGGTTGGCCACAG AGTTTAGAAGCATATTATCAAGAAGCAGGTCGAGCTGGGAGGGACGGGAAATTAGCAGATTGCA TTCTATATGCTAACCTTTCAAGAGTACCAACTCTTTTGCCAAGTCAAAGAAGTGAAGATCAGACAAAACAAGCATATAAGATGTTATCTGATTGCTTCAG ATATGGAATGAATACTACATGTTGTCGAGCCAAAACACTTGTGGAGTACTTTGGGGAGGATTTTTGTCATCAAAGTTGTATCTT GTGTGATGTGTGTGTTAATGGACCTCCTGAAAAGCAGAATTTGAAAGATGAGGCAGATACTTTTATGCACGTGATTGCTGCTCATTAT GGGAAGAGCAGTTTTGTGGATGATTTGTATGATGGTGTGATATATGGTGATGTTGAACAGCAGAGATTCATGGATAAACCAAATCTCAGGATGCTTGTCAGTAGAATAAGAGAACAG TTTCAAAAATTTGCAGCAACTGATCTGTTATGGTGGCGAGGTCTTGCTCGAATCATGGAAGATAAAGGGTACATCAGAGAGGGAGAGGACAGG ATCCATGTCCAGATAAAATTTCCAAAGCCAACAAAACTGGGACTGGAGTTCTTGCAATCCACAACAGAGCAAACATTCGATGTTTATCCCCAAGCAGATATGCTGCTCTCAACGAGAAACCCCAAATCTTATTCCACTTTCTCAGAATGGGGAAAAGGCTGGGCTGATCCTGAGATTCGTCGCCAGCGCTTAGAAAGGAGGCGATCCCAAAGAAAGCctaggaaaagaaaatcaagaaaacatcaACCCAACATGAAAACGGCTCGTGGAAGGTTAGCAGCAAAACTCTTAATACAGAAACGATAA
- the LOC100257897 gene encoding ATP-dependent DNA helicase Q-like SIM isoform X1 — translation MCLFLLGKCFHIMDGNNVHSDQVIAELIEMGFEFSAVTEAIEVVGPSLDDAIEFILNGPHRSSRGASSNSKCPTSTGKALDKTALISSHSLDQMRQSSITEHLQPVGRSKRIRTNSVYNAVSPYGSEMLPGHLEEQVLSFSGEGCNLKAASELSALPVCCQQELEIGKDWVQRVNSLLHKHFGILSLKSFQKEALSAWLAHQDCLVLAATGSGKSLCFQIPALLTGKVVVVISPLISLMHDQCLKLAKHGVSACFLGSGQPDSSVEQKAMSGMYEIIYVCPETVLRLIKPLQRLAENRGIALFAIDEVHCVSKWGHDFRPDYRRLSVLRENFSACSLKFLEFDIPIMALTATATICVREDILHSLCMSKETKIVLTSFFRSNLRFSVKHSRTSSPSSYEKDFSELMDVYTKSKVGKKKQKIFSQELDDASDDSTSSADRSLSEADRMSPSDVENNGDGYFGENDDEANSSQENGSAASKQRQMSVEYLENEVDLFQSVDDWDVSCGEFSGQPPTEHTFGSSETLDPSMKLDERLTLLKGPLEQGPTIIYVPTRKETLNIAKYLCRCGVKAAAYNAKLPKSHLRRVHKEFHDNALQVVVATIAFGMGIDKLNVRRIIHYGWPQSLEAYYQEAGRAGRDGKLADCILYANLSRVPTLLPSQRSEDQTKQAYKMLSDCFRYGMNTTCCRAKTLVEYFGEDFCHQSCILCDVCVNGPPEKQNLKDEADTFMHVIAAHYGKSSFVDDLYDGVIYGDVEQQRFMDKPNLRMLVSRIREQFQKFAATDLLWWRGLARIMEDKGYIREGEDRIHVQIKFPKPTKLGLEFLQSTTEQTFDVYPQADMLLSTRNPKSYSTFSEWGKGWADPEIRRQRLERRRSQRKPRKRKSRKHQPNMKTARGRLAAKLLIQKR, via the exons ATGTGTCTTTTTCTTCTTGGAAAGTGTTTTCACATTATGGATGGCAACAATGTACACTCTGACCAAGTCATTGCAGAGCTGATTGAAATGGGATTTGAGTTTTCAGCTGTTACAGAAGCTATAGAAGTTGTTGGTCCATCATTAGATGATGCTATTGAGTTTATTTTGAATGGTCCTCATAGATCCAGTAGGGGGGCATCAAGTAATTCTAAATGTCCTACCAGCACTGGAAAAGCTCTGGACAAAACAGCTTTGATCTCCTCGCACTCTCTGGATCAAATGCGTCAGTCTAGCATAACAGAACATCTCCAACCAGTAGGTAGATCCAAACGGATCAGAACTAATTCTGTATATAATGCAGTATCACCCTATGGGTCAGAGATGTTGCCTGGTCATCTGGAAGAACAGGTGTTGTCATTTTCTGGTGAGGGTTGTAATCTGAAAGCTGCCTCAGAGTTGTCTGCACTGCCAGTTTGTTGCCAACAAGAGCTGGAGATTGGAAAGGATTGGGTGCAAAGAGTCAATAGTCTCTTGCACAAGCATTTTGGGATTTTGTCCTTGAAGAGTTTCCAGAAGGAAGCCCTGTCTGCTTGGTTAGCTCACCAAGACTGTCTTGTTCTTGCTGCAACAGGATCTG GAAAATCTCTCTGTTTTCAAATCCCAGCACTTCTGACAGGAAAGGTTGTGGTAGTAATTTCACCCTTGATAAGTTTAATGCACGATCAGTGCTTAAAGCTTGCAAAACATGGGGTGTCAGCTTGCTTTCTGGGGTCTGGACAACCTGACAGCAGTGTGGAGCAAAAAGCAATGAGTGGCATGTATGAGATAATTTATGTTTGCCCAGAGACAGTATTAAG ACTAATAAAACCACTTCAGAGGCTTGCAGAAAATCGCGGAATTGCACTATTTGCAATTGATGAAGTTCATTGTGTTTCTAAGTGGGGCCATGATTTTCGACCCGACTATAG GCGATTATCTGTCTTGCGAGAGAACTTCAGTGCTTGCagcttaaaatttttagaatttgatatACCAATAATGGCATTGACTGCTACTGCAACAATTTGTGTCCGAGAAGATATCCTTCATTCACTGTGCATgtcaaaggaaacaaaaattgTGCTCACTTCATTTTTCCGATCAAATTTAAGGTTTTCA GTAAAACATAGTAGAACATCATCTCCATCTTCTTATGAGAAGGATTTCTCTGAGTTGATGGATGTGTACACAAAGAGCAAGGTTGgtaagaagaaacaaaaaatcttCTCTCAAGAGTTGGATGATGCATCTGATGACTCCACCAGCTCTGCTGATAGGAGCTTATCTGAGGCAGATAGAATGTCTCCAAGTGATGTGGAAAACAATGGTGATGGCTACTTTGGGgaaaatgatgatgaagcaAATTCATCGCAGGAAAATGGCTCAGCTGCTTCAAAGCAGAGACAGATGTCAGTCGAATATCTGGAAAATGAGGTTGACCTCTTTCAGAGTGTAGATGACTGGGATG TTTCCTGTGGTGAATTCTCTGGACAACCTCCTACTGAACATACATTTGGCTCATCTGAGACATTGGATCCATCAATGAAACTGGATGAAAGATTGACGCTTTTGAAGGGGCCTTTAGAACAAGGACCAACTATCATATATGTTCCTACTAGAAAAGAAACATTAAACATAGCAAAATATCTTTGTCGGTGTGGTGTAAAGGCTGctgcttacaatgcaaag TTGCCGAAATCACATCTAAGGCGTGTTCACAAGGAATTCCATGATAATGCTTTACAG GTTGTTGTTGCAACAATTGCTTTTGGAATGGGGATTGATAAGTTAAATGTCCGAAGAATCATCCATTATGGTTGGCCACAG AGTTTAGAAGCATATTATCAAGAAGCAGGTCGAGCTGGGAGGGACGGGAAATTAGCAGATTGCA TTCTATATGCTAACCTTTCAAGAGTACCAACTCTTTTGCCAAGTCAAAGAAGTGAAGATCAGACAAAACAAGCATATAAGATGTTATCTGATTGCTTCAG ATATGGAATGAATACTACATGTTGTCGAGCCAAAACACTTGTGGAGTACTTTGGGGAGGATTTTTGTCATCAAAGTTGTATCTT GTGTGATGTGTGTGTTAATGGACCTCCTGAAAAGCAGAATTTGAAAGATGAGGCAGATACTTTTATGCACGTGATTGCTGCTCATTAT GGGAAGAGCAGTTTTGTGGATGATTTGTATGATGGTGTGATATATGGTGATGTTGAACAGCAGAGATTCATGGATAAACCAAATCTCAGGATGCTTGTCAGTAGAATAAGAGAACAG TTTCAAAAATTTGCAGCAACTGATCTGTTATGGTGGCGAGGTCTTGCTCGAATCATGGAAGATAAAGGGTACATCAGAGAGGGAGAGGACAGG ATCCATGTCCAGATAAAATTTCCAAAGCCAACAAAACTGGGACTGGAGTTCTTGCAATCCACAACAGAGCAAACATTCGATGTTTATCCCCAAGCAGATATGCTGCTCTCAACGAGAAACCCCAAATCTTATTCCACTTTCTCAGAATGGGGAAAAGGCTGGGCTGATCCTGAGATTCGTCGCCAGCGCTTAGAAAGGAGGCGATCCCAAAGAAAGCctaggaaaagaaaatcaagaaaacatcaACCCAACATGAAAACGGCTCGTGGAAGGTTAGCAGCAAAACTCTTAATACAGAAACGATAA